The stretch of DNA GCGTTGTAGCGGTGAATGAACATCCAGATCAGGAGCTCGAGATGCTCTTGTTTGCGGCTAAAGGACAGGCTCTTGCGTACCAAATGAGCGATACGGAGCCGCAGGGTGGCATTGAAGCGTTCGATGTGTTGTGTCCCGCCGATGACGTGCAGCGCACCGAACACCACGCCTTTATAGGCACTCAGGCCGTCGGTATGACACACGGCATCGAGATAAGGGGGAGGGAGGCTCTGCCACAACCCGAAGGCTCCAGCGGCATCTCGGTTTCCGACGAAACAGCCGACGATCTGGCGGGTGGCGCGGTTCATGGCGAGCCAGATCCAGATGTTCTTTGTCTGCTGCGCCACAAAGGTGCATAACTCATCGCACTCCAGCACCAGCTGCGCTGGTGCTGGAGTGCTTACCCTTTTTTTGCGACAGGTGATTCGAGCTCGATGGTGTGTGGCACGGTCTTGATCAGGGAGTGGAGGTGGCGGCGGAACCAGCTTCGACTGACCCCGACGACGCGGCAAATGCCCCGGTGAGACAGGCGTTCGGACAGCAAATGGTCAACCAGGGTCACGGTTTGGGGCGAAACCGGCGTTCGGGTATGGTTCAGGGTGAACTGATGTCGGCATACACGGCACAGATACCGCTGTTTGCCGGTTTGGGCGTGACCGTTTTTGACGATATAGACGCCCTCGCACGCTGGACACGTCAGGTCGTTCATGCTTTATTAAACTGCAGTCATTCCTAAGAAACCACGACCATCGGCCTGTATAGGTTGACTGGCCCTGCATACCGCGCTATAATTTCTTCAATCAAGTTAATCCACCGCCACTACAAGGCGGATTTTTTGTTTTGGGCTGTCCAGAGAAATGCCTGAATTTGTAGCCGGGTTGGTGTGAAGTGTTCCGGCTCTATTGATTCCCAATCAAACACCGTTCAGCACGCACTTTCTCAGATACGCCTGCATAGCTTGACTGGCCCTGCATACCGCGCTATATTATCGTTAATCAAGTTAAATCAACAGCCGCCCATAGGCGGATTTTTTGTTTTATGTTCCGGCAAGGCTTTCGATCACCCGGAGTGCGTCCTGTGCGGCGTTCAGTTCCAGTTGCGCGGTACGGCCCGGTGCAGCCAACGGCGTCAGGCGCAGCACGTCGGCGCGGATTCGGGCGGCCAGCAGCGGCCCAGCCTCACGCAGCAGGTGGGGGCCGTAGCGCAGGGCGGCGGCGTGCGGCAAGTCCCGATAAGCCGGATCGGGGCCGGAGTGCCTCAGCAGGCGCAGCACCGGGTAAGGCCAGTAGCCGTCTATCAGGCGCTCATGGGTCAGCTGGTAACCCGACTCCTGCGCCCACACGCGAATGGGGGCCGGGTTGTCGTTGGGCTGCAAGACCAGCGTCGGCGGCAACACGCCTGCCTCTGCCCGCCGCAAGATGCCCGCAATAGTGCCCGCACCCATGCCCGTAATACTGGCGCTGTCGGCCTCGGCGGAGCGAAGGGGCGCAAAGCCGTTGCCTGCGCGAATCTCAATGTGGTCTGTCAGTCCGGCGCGGGTCACATTGCGCCGTGCCAGTGCCAGCGGGCCGGGATTCAGTTCCACGACCAGGCAGCGCTGCGCCCGCCCAGTTTGGATCAGGCGCAGGGGCAATTTGGCATGATCGGAGCCGATGTCGGCGTGGACGCCCGTGTGCAAGAGGGCCAATACTGCTTCTAATCGCTCGTCCAGTCGCACCCGCGAGGAAGGCAAGGAAGGGGGCGTCACTTGGCGGTATTCTCCTGCTCCAGTTCCATATGCTTGGATGTGTCCGGCCCAGCCTGATGAGACCCGCCCGCCTGATGCCGCTCGCTCTGGCGCGATAAAATGACCGAATACACGCCAATAGACAAGATCATGGCGGCCACCGCTGCGCCGTAGATCAGCACGTCGTAGCCGCCCGTCCATTCCAGCGCCACCGAAAAAAAGTCTACGGCGATGGCCGTGACTACGACGCCCAATAACTTTTGTTTCAGGTCTTCGAAGGTGCGGATATGCAACCATTCGGGCACGTTTTTGACGCCGCCGATGAACAACGACTGCATACCGAGGCTGATGATCAGTAGGGCCATCGCCACCAGTAACGTATCGGTCTGCTCCACGGCGGCAATCATCAGATGCTTGGTGGTATTTTCATCGCCCAAATGTCCAAACGCCTTGGTGATGCTGACATACGCCTGCACGATGGCGGCCACGAACAGGGCCAAACTGAAGGCCAGCGAACTGAACACGCCGAGTTCGACGATGAGGCGCGAGAACCCGAAGGCCCGCTGAATAGTGAACGCCCGGACGCGGCGGGCTGAAGGACGGGACTGACTCACGGGTTCCAGCATACGGCGTCGGCTGCCGCCAGAGGGTCAATCGGGCAACACGGTCAGTACGTCGCCTACCCGGATCAGACCGCCCCGCACCACCCGCGCCGTGATGCCGCCGTGCCCGCGCACCGCGTTGTAGCCGCCCGGCCCAAAGGTTTCTTCCATGCGTGAGCAGGGGTGGCATTCGCC from Deinococcus sp. QL22 encodes:
- a CDS encoding IS1 family transposase, coding for MAQQTKNIWIWLAMNRATRQIVGCFVGNRDAAGAFGLWQSLPPPYLDAVCHTDGLSAYKGVVFGALHVIGGTQHIERFNATLRLRIAHLVRKSLSFSRKQEHLELLIWMFIHRYNASLR
- a CDS encoding IS1 family transposase, with the translated sequence MNDLTCPACEGVYIVKNGHAQTGKQRYLCRVCRHQFTLNHTRTPVSPQTVTLVDHLLSERLSHRGICRVVGVSRSWFRRHLHSLIKTVPHTIELESPVAKKG
- a CDS encoding tRNA (adenine(22)-N(1))-methyltransferase TrmK; the protein is MTPPSLPSSRVRLDERLEAVLALLHTGVHADIGSDHAKLPLRLIQTGRAQRCLVVELNPGPLALARRNVTRAGLTDHIEIRAGNGFAPLRSAEADSASITGMGAGTIAGILRRAEAGVLPPTLVLQPNDNPAPIRVWAQESGYQLTHERLIDGYWPYPVLRLLRHSGPDPAYRDLPHAAALRYGPHLLREAGPLLAARIRADVLRLTPLAAPGRTAQLELNAAQDALRVIESLAGT
- a CDS encoding YqhA family protein translates to MSQSRPSARRVRAFTIQRAFGFSRLIVELGVFSSLAFSLALFVAAIVQAYVSITKAFGHLGDENTTKHLMIAAVEQTDTLLVAMALLIISLGMQSLFIGGVKNVPEWLHIRTFEDLKQKLLGVVVTAIAVDFFSVALEWTGGYDVLIYGAAVAAMILSIGVYSVILSRQSERHQAGGSHQAGPDTSKHMELEQENTAK